In Hemicordylus capensis ecotype Gifberg chromosome 17, rHemCap1.1.pri, whole genome shotgun sequence, the DNA window GAGATCTTCCTCTGAGgggatggaagagcatctgcataattgcatgcagaaggttccaagtcccctccctggcagcatctccaagatagggctgagagagacactcctgcctggaaccttggagaagccgctgccagtccatgcagtcagtgctgagctagatggaccaaaggtctgactcagtatgaggcggcttcttatgttcctagttgCACAACAGACTCCCTCGCCTCTTCTTACCTATTCTACCCAACAGCATCTGCCCAGTATCTTTTATCTCGTTGTATTCATGGAGCAGAGCGATGTGTTTTTCTAATTCCTCCAGACTGTATCctctgaaaaacaaaaaacacagatAGGTGCCAGAGAGAAACACAACCTAGCCTGACTTCTGATTTTCTATGAATGAGGCAACCAGAGGAACAGCGGGGTGAGTAATGACACACACAACTTGCACTCCCCAGCACTTCATAATACTCCCATTCTCATGTAATTACGTTAGTATAAAAGTTCCTAGTATGCCCCGAGTAAATAAggtgctgcctttttaaaaaatcttcataATTAACTAACATGGCAtatcacatttatttttacataagTAAATATTAGTTAGCGGTGTGAACTACAATAGCTACTCACATCCGGTGGCAAGTTgtgctactacagatatttatataccacttttcaaaagagTACTCAAAGGATTTTCTGTGGGAAAATCAAGTCATAAAAAAATACGATGGTTCctaaaagggatcacaatctagaAGGAAGcccaagggagataccagcaacagccactggaggggtgctgtgctagggttggacagggtcagttgctctcctgtggctaaatataaagagaattactactttacaaaggtgcctctttgctcagatagcaaaAGTTCAGGCAGTTCTGATACTCCTGAGATGGCAGCAGCTTTAAGTAGATGTTAAGCTGTCTATCAAAGAAGTCCGATACATACTCAGCCAACAACTGGGCTACTTCTTGGTCCAGAGTGAGGTTCTTGAGTTTCAGCTCTTCAATTTCACGCTGCAGGCTCTCCTTATTGCTAGCTTCAGACTGGCAGTCCCTCGAGGACAGGACCTGCTGAACAGAGATTATGTTTAGGTATTGGCTAAAATGCCCATAAGGATCACTTATGCAGAAGAAGAGAAAcagaaccagggcagaccctgcttagcgaaggggacaagtcatgcttgctaccccaagaccagctctcccctcctagAAGGGCTGTGGTCCAATTAAGGCAGCAGAATGTTCAGAATTTGGATTGGAACACCTCTTCAGTCCAACATTATCTTTGGACTCGGTCACAAATTACAACCTGCATATGGGCCCTCCCTTAGAAGCAGCTCATGGCCAGCCCTCCCGAGTATTGGTCCACAGAAGGGAGGATGGGGGACATCCATACAAGACACTTACTGGAGATTTGAAGCTAGCATTGCAATTCCTCTGGGTTCCGGTGGGTGTCCTgagtcaaaacaaaacacaaacaatgATTTAATGATTCCTCAAACAAGAGCGTTGCTTGGAATTAGGAAGGGTTGGAACCCTGCTCCCtataggaaaacaggaagctgccttataccatgtcaggccattggtccgtctagctcagtatggtccacaccagtatgtttcccagacgatgac includes these proteins:
- the SWI5 gene encoding LOW QUALITY PROTEIN: DNA repair protein SWI5 homolog (The sequence of the model RefSeq protein was modified relative to this genomic sequence to represent the inferred CDS: deleted 1 base in 1 codon) codes for the protein MQREKEVGSVRGSASNLRRGALDKPPEQATRGWGQSPGGRGRPSPSSLLRRTPTGTQRNCNASFKSPVLSSRDCQSEASNKESLQREIEELKLKNLTLDQEVAQLLAEGYSLEELEKHIALLHEYNEIKDTGQMLLGRIAVIRGVTTKKLYPEFDLELND